Sequence from the Argentina anserina chromosome 7, drPotAnse1.1, whole genome shotgun sequence genome:
AAAATTTGAACAAATAAATAGCTGAGTAAGGAAAAAGTGAATAGAGAAGTGTATAGAGAGATGTTGTATAGCAAAATCACTCAAAAGTAAGAAGACTGTTTTTCGAGCACACCTAATTGACCGAGTACCTTGGCAGCCAAAGATTTCATGTCACTATTTTTCTTCTGAGCAATGTCCACTAATGCCATATGAGCTAAAGTTCCATATTTCAGAGTTAACtcatttacttgaaaaatCCTTTCCAAAGCCATGAGAGACTTTCTTTGTAACCTGGCAGACTCCGAACTCAATAGCTTAATAATCAGACTGACGGCTTTTGCTTCGTCTAGCACCTTGCCGCCTTGTTCTAGTCTTTCGCCATCTATCAGTGTTAGAAGTGCATCCAGAGAAGCTTCACATGCTCCTACATCTGCCTCCCCAAGCATTCTCACAAGTGGATCAAGAGCTTTTGCCTTTACTATGCAGAATGAAGATTCAACTGTGCAAATGCCCAAATGTGCAGGGCAGCCAGGTTCAGGTGCAGAGAAGCAGCACAGGAAAATACCATGCTTTATTGGCTTGCTTAATCTTCCGGAACTCTCAGATAGTTGTTTGAGTGAAATAGCTGCCTTTTGTCTTGTCAAAGCAGTTCCAGAAGCCAGTAGCTGCACCAGCACTGGGATAATGCCGGCTTCTGCTACTTTTCTCTGCCATTCCTGGTTTGATGCTACTGTGAAATGACCAAGAGCTCCAACAGCACTCTCTACTAATTGTCTTCTATATGAGGCATCTCTATTCCCATCACTAAGGCAAGTCCAGATGATTTGAAGTGCCTCAGCATCTAGAAGCCAACCAGTGATCTGGGGGTGATCCTTTGGAAGATTAGCAATAATACCCATTGCTGCAGCCATCTCTTCCACATCATCACTAGAACTTTTTATAATCCTTAGCAAGGAGTCTATGCATCTCTGACTTATATGCTCCAAAAATTTGCTGTCATCACCATCTTCTGTTAAGCGTGAGAACAATTTAACTGCATTTGCTCGGACAGTAGAATTATCCACCTCGCACAATTGAACCAATACTTGGACAGCAGAGATCTGTGGATTATACATGTAGAGTCAGCAAGGAGCCAgtgaatattaattactgttAGTCCCCAAAAaataagtttcaattttgttttgttattacCTGCCTCAACTTTATTCTGATGTCTAAACCAGAAGAAGATTGGCACATTGCATGGAAAGTTTTAAGGATGCTTCTTTGCATGTCAGGTCCTGTTAAAGATATTAGTGAAAAGAGTTTAAAAATATCTTCTTCAGAGTCTAACAAGGAAACCCGATCCTCTCTAGCTTCTTGGGAGGTAGTCGACATAGCAAGGTACATGATTGTTTCGGCCACCTGCTCGCGCAAGGCCGGTGATGATAAGCTGTGAGAATAGAGAAGCTCAAGCAGCGGTCCAACTGCACCCTTTCTAATCATCTCTAGGCCGTTTTGTGGTAAGCTAGAGAGGTGAAGAAGAGCTTTGACACCTATTTTCCTCCTCTCTAAATCACCATTTGAGAGCAGTTCAAGAAGTGGCCTTAGTGCCCCATCTTTAACTATAGACAGTTTGTTGTGATCAGTCAACTCAATTTCTGACAATGTTCCTGCCATAACCATTTTAACATCTTCTGATCCTGCATCAAGTATAAGATTGTTACACTGCACAATCTACCAAAAAAAGGGGGATATAtgataatgtatatatgcaacTAGAGTTCCAAGCATACCTGAAGAAAGAAGCTTCAACAAAGGTTTGAAATAATTTGCTCTTGCCATCTGTATAACATTCTGATCAATGCAAGAAAGATTCTCTAAAAGCTCTACTGCATTTCTAGTGACTTGATCATCTTCATTGTTTAACATTGTTCCTACtagaagtatgcagccttgAACATTTCCCATTAAATCTTGTGCAACGCTACTTCTTGATAGTTCCAATAACAGCTGCAATGCCACCTTGCTTTCCTCACTTTGTCGTGCAAGTGAGCGGACAATGGCTTCAAGTGCATTATTTACTACTGTAATTCTTCCCTGTAAAGTTTaatgaacatgtttatgatGAAATGCAGGAAATTTTGAAATGCTTCATCAAGCGATCGTACATAATAGAACATGGCCATAGAAGGTACCTTATTGTCTTCGCTATCTTTTGCAAGGATTGATAGGATGGCAAGATCATTCTTTCTTATTGCTCTATTTTTTGTACCAAGAAGTCCAATAAGAACTGGAATGTAGTCCTCCATTACCACCCATTCTTGGTAAATATCGCTTTCCAAGCATAGATTCTGCAGCTTCTCTAAGGATTGAAGCACTTCTTGCTCTACACTAGACTGAAGAGTTGGTTTGATAGAGGCAATGATGATCCTGGTGTTCCTATCTCTCCACTCTTCAATGGACCGTTTTAGAGCTTTGTTTGGCCGTAAAATTGAAGTATCCAAAGGAATATCAGTCAAAGGACATTGCCTAttgccttctgcaaaccattTCTCTATTGCACTTCTTTCAAATGTCTGCTGTGATGAAGTTTCCACAGGGTCCACCATGATTTCATGAGTGAGAGGGCAGTAAAATTGCCGAAGAGGTTCCAACGGTTGCCTTCCCAAGGAAACTCTCTCTTCTGAATACTCAGTCACCTCATCCTCAGCAGCTGTGTCAAGATTAGTTCCTTCAAGCAATGCTATGATTTGACAAATCTGTTCCATTTGCAATTCTTCTTCAGAGCCTTTTCTCAAGTTGGTATCATCCAATTCACGTTTGAACTCCTCAAATTCCTTTGTCAGTTCAGAATGCTCATTAGAGATCCCAAGAGTCTCAGCGATACGAAGAAGCAGATCTTTTTTGTGGGACATATCAGCATTTCCTTCTTGTATTCCCAACTCAATTTTTGCCAAAATCTCTTCCTCAGCTACAGCTGTTCGATACTCAGCATCCAACATGTTCTTGCATAGATTGTTAATCTGGTTATTTATACCCACTGAAACATCCAAAGAAGGCAGTGACAGTAGACTGAGTGCTCTACCAATGTCTTTTGTACTGCTCTCTAGCGCCTTAACAATCTTCCGGCAATTAATCAAGAGACAaatcttgtttttctttctgcaATCAAGAGCTAGATGCTTGGCAACTTCCACCTCTCGGTTGACAATCACCAGAGCATTAACTAGGCCTTCTGAATGCTCAATGTTTTTCTTCGACAACTCTTTCAATACAGAAGAGGTTCTCTCCAAGTATGTAGCGAATACCTTGAagttttctttgtgaatgaggACTTCCTTGGCAGAGTTTACAGTATCAAACATGGCCAAAACTGTCTGAGAGAGTAATTCAGACACCGGAACAAAAGAAGCACTGATAATTATATCCTTTGCCATATTTGCATGAGAGATTGAGAAACTCTATAAACATATACCCTCAGGCCTCAGCCATACACCACATTCTAAACACAAAGGAAGAACACTGAACAAGTATGCATCTGCCAAAAGAACCTTCAGATGTTATTGAATTTCACTAGCACTGCTTCTACAGAAAGATGTAGTTGCTATATGCAAAGATCACCAGGAAAGAGTTAACGAACACAAACACGATattaattctcaaattcatattAGTTCCTCCTAATAAATAGTTGAACAGTTATAGGCCaaagcaaatcaatgaagGTCGATCATTAACTCCAAAAGAAAACTCTTAACATTTCAAGTCTCTCATATATACCATGAACTTTGATGAACTTTAAATTCGTACTCATAGTTAAGGTCAAGTACGCTCCAACACCATGATCAGCAACAGCTTCAAATTCTTTGGTCAATCCCATTACAAACAAATAGATATAGCTTAAAATATAAACTCGGTTTGTACGTACTAGCTAATTTCCCTTCATCtagaatatatgtatatactaCACATCCAAATTTCCAGTTTCCATTACTTGCTTGAAACTAGcaattagagagagagagagagagagagagagagagagagagagagagagagagaatcgaCCTGATATTGCTAGTCAACAAGTATCTTCATTTCCCAACCACACAGAAAAGCACAAGCTGCTTGTCTTCCCCCAAAACCACACTTcgtactgtcttcttctttctcgaTCAGATGGAGTACGTGTTTCTGGGAACCCAGAAAATTAATATCAAATAGGATTGATTAGTCTACAATAATTAACTTGAGGAATTtatgtttgttttattttgtgtGTTCTTTTCCCAAGTTGAGCTTAATTTACGTCGAGCAGCTGGGCATGGACAAACGAACCTAACAGCCAAGTCAACTTTTTCCCCGGTTAAACTTCGCCACCTGTCGAGACTTTTGGATGCCGCGTGTAGGACCCGACTTGATTCTATGACCCGTTATGAACCCAACCTGGATTTGAGACTTGCAATTGATCGGGTACGTAGTTAATTACGTACGTACCTAGCAactagcaagtgttcctcaaCTAGAAAAGTCCACACCCCGCTTCCTCAACTAGCATGTGCTAATTAATTTTCTTATGATCCACCCGAGTCTTCTGGATATTATGAACTTAGTTACAGTACGTCTTGTGTTTGTGAATTTGGCTAAAACCCTATATGGTTGTTTAACCTGTGAACATATTCTGGCATCATCTTCTGATTTGTGTTGCGTCGTGCATTGTAATTAATGATTTTATCTTTTTGATCGAAATAGccctatataaatatatatatatatatatatatatatattcttatagCTAGCCTCTCAAACGGCAAACCAGATATGTATGATCTTACACAATGTTTCATAGAGGTAAAGATTGATGTTCAAAGCAACATAAACTTAAGTTGCCGTGGATTAGTTTTTTCCCCCGGCGGATTTGTTCAGTTACCAAGTCAGAATGCGCGcattatgttcttaattagcAGCTGCTACTCATTTGTTTAAACTAGTTAGAGGTATCTAAAATTGGATATGCTACATTGCTACATACTTTGAACGGACATGAGATTCCAAAATGGCAATATCATACGTACAAAATCTGAAAATGTTACTGATTCTTCTTGGAGTCCTCTTTGAAATTGCGGTACAAGGCACTTTCTTaatttctagaattgtttGGCACATATAACTATATAAGAAATGTTGTTTCATTCAATGAGAGTCTGCAGACGTAGTGGAGCTAGATATGATCGATACCAGTACCCCTTGACAAGCTGTCCAAACAACGAGCCCTCTCTCTAATAATCTTTCATAATCTCATCTTACTCCACCTTTTTCCTGCAAAACAATGGAAACTATTTGCTTCAAAACAATAATGGATGCAAAGATACGGATCTTCTTAGACGATGAGCATTAAGCCGAACTGTCTCACCATCACGAACGTACGGCAAGAACCGCCACTGTGCAATCCATCACAGTTGGTATATATCCTGTGAGCCACCTTAATTACTTTAGGTACGTACAAGCTTCAAACTCGATCGGTCCTTACGTATAGTCTTCTGCATGATCATATCAGTTGCATTGTTATTGCCGGAAATGATCGAGAAGTCATAACTCGGAGTACGAGAAGATGTAAAGACGTACGGCTCGATCCAGTACTACGTACTAAGTACTCTATCAGCAACGAGCTGTAATTTGGATCGAAGCCCTTCGTTTCTCCTCCACTACTACTCTAGATTCTGCATGCAGTACATAATTTCCAGATATATCGTGCATACATTATTATATATGTGAATATGGTGTCTCTAAATTAACAAGATTTTCGATCAGGGAGGA
This genomic interval carries:
- the LOC126801725 gene encoding U-box domain-containing protein 44-like — its product is MAKDIIISASFVPVSELLSQTVLAMFDTVNSAKEVLIHKENFKVFATYLERTSSVLKELSKKNIEHSEGLVNALVIVNREVEVAKHLALDCRKKNKICLLINCRKIVKALESSTKDIGRALSLLSLPSLDVSVGINNQINNLCKNMLDAEYRTAVAEEEILAKIELGIQEGNADMSHKKDLLLRIAETLGISNEHSELTKEFEEFKRELDDTNLRKGSEEELQMEQICQIIALLEGTNLDTAAEDEVTEYSEERVSLGRQPLEPLRQFYCPLTHEIMVDPVETSSQQTFERSAIEKWFAEGNRQCPLTDIPLDTSILRPNKALKRSIEEWRDRNTRIIIASIKPTLQSSVEQEVLQSLEKLQNLCLESDIYQEWVVMEDYIPVLIGLLGTKNRAIRKNDLAILSILAKDSEDNKGRITVVNNALEAIVRSLARQSEESKVALQLLLELSRSSVAQDLMGNVQGCILLVGTMLNNEDDQVTRNAVELLENLSCIDQNVIQMARANYFKPLLKLLSSGSEDVKMVMAGTLSEIELTDHNKLSIVKDGALRPLLELLSNGDLERRKIGVKALLHLSSLPQNGLEMIRKGAVGPLLELLYSHSLSSPALREQVAETIMYLAMSTTSQEAREDRVSLLDSEEDIFKLFSLISLTGPDMQRSILKTFHAMCQSSSGLDIRIKLRQISAVQVLVQLCEVDNSTVRANAVKLFSRLTEDGDDSKFLEHISQRCIDSLLRIIKSSSDDVEEMAAAMGIIANLPKDHPQITGWLLDAEALQIIWTCLSDGNRDASYRRQLVESAVGALGHFTVASNQEWQRKVAEAGIIPVLVQLLASGTALTRQKAAISLKQLSESSGRLSKPIKHGIFLCCFSAPEPGCPAHLGICTVESSFCIVKAKALDPLVRMLGEADVGACEASLDALLTLIDGERLEQGGKVLDEAKAVSLIIKLLSSESARLQRKSLMALERIFQVNELTLKYGTLAHMALVDIAQKKNSDMKSLAAKVLGQLGVLEKQSSYF